The following proteins are encoded in a genomic region of Micromonospora olivasterospora:
- a CDS encoding carbohydrate ABC transporter permease — protein MPAATASKAPPAQHQPTSRTGRRNARARLARASLLVPAAVVALPLLVIILIQGFRLVTHAENLIQPGSENLWVGLGNFRRAFTDPTLLSSIRVTVIYTVAGVALEMIIGVGIALLLNGRIPGKGVLRALILIPMVLTPVVAGLMWRLLLDPTSGFINYLLGAVGLGSDHAFLADPHTALPAVILVEVWQNTPFVVIIVLAGLESLDPAPFEAAQLDGASGWRLIRHVTLPMLAPVLSIVVMLRVIDSVKTFAIINAMTQGGPGTSTLAISNYVYRVGFQTFDIGYSTTLGFLVSLAMLVLLFPTATRLMGLRIRKGRR, from the coding sequence ATGCCGGCCGCCACGGCAAGCAAAGCGCCCCCGGCGCAGCACCAACCGACGTCGCGAACCGGTCGGCGTAACGCCAGGGCCCGGCTGGCGCGGGCCTCGTTGCTCGTGCCGGCCGCGGTCGTGGCCCTCCCGCTGCTGGTCATCATCCTGATCCAGGGCTTCCGGCTGGTCACCCACGCCGAGAACCTGATCCAGCCCGGGTCGGAGAACCTCTGGGTGGGCCTCGGCAACTTTCGCCGCGCGTTCACCGACCCGACCCTGCTCAGCTCGATCCGGGTGACCGTGATCTACACGGTCGCCGGAGTCGCGCTAGAGATGATCATCGGGGTCGGCATCGCCCTGCTGCTCAACGGCCGCATCCCCGGTAAAGGGGTGCTGCGCGCGCTGATCCTGATCCCGATGGTGCTGACCCCGGTGGTCGCCGGCCTGATGTGGCGGCTGCTGCTCGACCCCACCTCGGGCTTCATCAACTATCTGCTCGGGGCCGTCGGACTCGGCTCGGACCACGCGTTCCTCGCCGATCCGCACACCGCGCTGCCGGCGGTCATCCTGGTCGAGGTCTGGCAGAACACCCCGTTCGTCGTCATCATCGTGCTGGCCGGGCTGGAGTCGCTCGACCCGGCTCCGTTCGAGGCGGCCCAACTGGACGGGGCCTCCGGCTGGCGGCTGATCCGGCACGTCACGCTGCCGATGCTCGCCCCCGTGCTGTCGATCGTGGTGATGCTGCGGGTCATCGACAGTGTAAAGACCTTCGCGATCATCAATGCGATGACCCAGGGCGGCCCAGGCACCTCCACGCTGGCGATCAGCAACTACGTCTACCGGGTGGGCTTCCAGACGTTCGACATCGGCTACTCGACGACCCTCGGATTCCTGGTCTCGCTCGCCATGCTCGTCCTGCTCTTCCCCACCGCCACCCGCCTCATGGGCCTCCGCATCCGGAAGGGGCGCCGATGA
- a CDS encoding carbohydrate ABC transporter permease, with protein MKRSVKNAVVYLFVLWCVAPILWLISTSLKSDVDAFSPQYVWFFTPDFSSYREAWVDGAMGSAMVNSATVAVVSSVLGIVAGLPLAYLITQVWPQQSAGAARLALATLLLTTVPPVLSLTPFYRTFFHVGLTGNVVGLTIVHTFYATLLAVLIFRSFLVNFPLEIREAALLDGLGEWATLFRTVLPNAWGGLFATFVLALIQSWNEFLYALVLTSGGTQTAPVTIAGFLSFFGTNWARLTAAGVIGALPIVVFAILVRKHMARGLSFGGVK; from the coding sequence ATGAAACGGTCCGTCAAGAACGCGGTCGTCTACCTGTTCGTCCTCTGGTGCGTGGCACCGATCCTCTGGCTGATCAGCACCTCGCTCAAGAGCGACGTCGACGCCTTCAGCCCGCAGTACGTGTGGTTCTTCACTCCCGACTTCAGCAGCTACCGGGAGGCCTGGGTCGACGGCGCCATGGGGTCCGCGATGGTCAACAGCGCCACGGTCGCCGTGGTCAGCAGCGTGCTGGGCATCGTCGCGGGGCTGCCGCTGGCGTACCTGATCACGCAGGTCTGGCCGCAGCAGTCGGCCGGCGCCGCGCGCCTGGCCCTGGCCACCCTGCTACTGACGACTGTGCCGCCGGTGCTGAGCCTGACGCCGTTCTACCGCACGTTCTTCCACGTCGGGCTGACCGGCAACGTGGTGGGCCTGACCATCGTCCACACGTTCTACGCCACGCTGCTCGCGGTGCTCATCTTCCGGTCGTTCCTCGTCAACTTCCCGCTGGAGATCCGCGAGGCGGCGCTGCTGGACGGCCTCGGCGAGTGGGCCACGCTGTTCCGTACCGTGCTGCCGAACGCGTGGGGCGGCCTGTTCGCAACGTTCGTGCTGGCGCTGATCCAGTCCTGGAACGAGTTCCTCTACGCCCTGGTGCTCACCAGCGGCGGCACCCAGACCGCGCCGGTCACGATCGCCGGCTTCCTCAGCTTCTTCGGCACCAACTGGGCACGACTCACCGCGGCCGGCGTCATCGGCGCGCTGCCGATCGTCGTGTTCGCGATTCTCGTGCGCAAGCACATGGCACGCGGCCTG